agccaaaacatgaaaataacaaTCAGAAAACAGTCTACATTAGTGTCCTGTTTTGATCAGATGAACTAGTTAAAACTGAAAGCATCATTTGAAGCAGTGTTTTATTGGGATTGATAACATCCTTTTTATAGCAGCCAATATATTTTCAAGCATTGCTAGTAAACGTAATCCAACCTCAATTGTTCTTCCTGGTCAAACAAGTTTATAATCAAACAGAAATGACGAAGTCAACATCTAAAAAGAGCTTTAAAACACATGCAACAACATAATCTGGATAtccaagtaaaataaaatattttttgtagtaatcaacatttgtcattttcctttaaatgtaTTACCTGCGGAGTTGGGTTTAATTCAGAATAGGGTGGAGGAGCTGATGCTACGACGTCCTCTGCGAAACCGACCTGAGGCGGCGGCACAATCTACAAAACACACCAAGCCACGTCAGCAAACGCGTCTGTAACGCTTCTGAAATCAGCTCCAGAAGCTGCACTACTGGAAAGTTTAAATGTGAAAGTATTTTTCCACTCAGACTGCATTTGTGTGACTCACAGTGTTGAGTCTGGCGTCCTGAAGTGCCATGCTCCAAGCCCTGTGCCAAAATACATCGAGTTAGTATGAAAACAATCGAATTTTGAAGAACacattgtaaataataatagaaaatttGACACACAAAGCATCGTCTGCACTGTCTGCGCAGACGCTGATGACCCGACCGTCCCGGCAGACGATCTGCAGGAGGGAGTCTTTGCCTTTGCCCTCAGGTGGCGTGAGCTCTGGAAATAAATAATGGAGGatgaagaacaacaacaacaacgacgACGACACATGAGGACTTTTCCAGGTTgcttattatttactttttacttccTCTGTTGGTCTAACGACTTGCAAAAACCTGTCAAGCACTACATAAGAAGGCACTTTTGAGGTTTTCGCATCTTCCGTGGTTCAAAAGCAGAAGGAAAGACAGCAGATGAAGACTGAAGTGCGGATCACACCCACCTCTACACGCGCTGGCGTTGCGGATGTTAATGCAGTCCACCTTCATGTGGATCTCGTCTTCCATGTCCCGCCGCTGCTGGTCATCGTAGAAGACCAGACGTCCATCTGACCAGAGGTCAAACCAGTTCCTCTTCCAGCGCCGCAAGATGGTGCCTGATATGATtttagaattacatttttaatgactttttaaaattcaaaaatataatttttaaaattacattctaaaattattagtgctgtcaaatgattaatcgcgattaatcgcattcaaaataaaagtttttgtttacataatatatgtgtgtaatgtgtata
The sequence above is a segment of the Onychostoma macrolepis isolate SWU-2019 chromosome 22, ASM1243209v1, whole genome shotgun sequence genome. Coding sequences within it:
- the plekhb2 gene encoding pleckstrin homology domain-containing family B member 2 codes for the protein MAFVKSGWLHRQSTILRRWKRNWFDLWSDGRLVFYDDQQRRDMEDEIHMKVDCINIRNASACRELTPPEGKGKDSLLQIVCRDGRVISVCADSADDALAWSMALQDARLNTIVPPPQVGFAEDVVASAPPPYSELNPTPQVFYPDGYGGYVPHPPPYATQMVYSADGQQYAVAYPYHYQGGYAPSVNHVIVQERRRDDTGDVALGMLAGAATGLALGSLFSVF